One part of the Clostridium thermosuccinogenes genome encodes these proteins:
- a CDS encoding response regulator transcription factor: MYKLLLVEDEKILLEDLRDSVDWISMGVEVVGTAWNGSDALKKAEQLQPDIVITDIKMPVMDGLELAKRLKERDNGIQIIFITGYDELQYVKTALEVEAVGYLLKPFNFSEIRYVLDKAKLHLATQKDAEYGRRAQEEAKIRNLLLAPKDGDFKPGEDFIVMVASIDNYQIVLKEKGNTAMQELVNGVQLLLEEALKRCGHQYKLLSLEEGRYFIAVSPKHEFVDLSITKWKILNDLIKKEHNVTLSIGQCDRQVKLNKFSEAYHQALSALGNRFFLGHGQIMISSASSVRTTSNLREIPEIEEEIIDAVCHNQRAEAISYLENYFELFRTEKTQRDIVVVGVYNLINRLYEYFYKLDKNPDAVLREKGEILSTIECYDNIICMHNYVKGKLNSIFDRFCTDMDADHSHSVVARVKQYLEEHYAEPITIENISQEMYLTPSRLRSVFKNYTGKTIHDYLTDLRMRKSLELIGDPAIRIKDVAYGVGYENVSYFCILFSKYYGMSPGQYRDRLLERQV; this comes from the coding sequence ATGTATAAGCTTTTGCTGGTAGAGGATGAAAAGATACTGCTTGAGGACTTGCGAGACAGCGTTGACTGGATATCTATGGGAGTTGAAGTGGTTGGCACCGCCTGGAACGGAAGCGATGCATTGAAGAAGGCGGAGCAGCTTCAGCCGGACATCGTCATTACGGATATTAAAATGCCTGTCATGGATGGCCTGGAGCTGGCAAAGCGACTCAAAGAAAGGGACAACGGAATACAGATCATCTTTATCACCGGATATGATGAGCTGCAATATGTGAAAACCGCGCTGGAAGTGGAGGCGGTGGGATATCTGCTAAAGCCTTTTAATTTCTCCGAGATCAGATACGTTCTAGACAAAGCAAAGCTGCACCTTGCGACCCAGAAAGATGCCGAGTACGGAAGGCGAGCACAGGAGGAAGCAAAAATACGGAATTTGCTTCTTGCTCCAAAGGATGGCGATTTCAAGCCGGGTGAAGATTTTATTGTCATGGTGGCTTCAATAGATAATTACCAGATTGTGCTGAAAGAAAAGGGTAACACTGCAATGCAGGAGTTGGTGAACGGTGTGCAGCTGCTCCTGGAAGAAGCGCTAAAAAGGTGTGGCCACCAATACAAGCTTTTATCGCTGGAGGAAGGGCGGTACTTTATTGCCGTATCCCCCAAGCATGAATTTGTGGATTTAAGCATAACAAAGTGGAAAATTCTGAATGACCTTATCAAAAAAGAGCACAATGTCACACTTTCCATCGGACAGTGCGACAGACAGGTGAAATTAAATAAGTTCTCAGAGGCATATCATCAAGCGTTATCAGCACTGGGCAACCGATTCTTTTTGGGTCATGGTCAGATAATGATATCTTCGGCATCAAGTGTGCGTACCACAAGTAATTTACGCGAGATTCCTGAAATTGAGGAGGAAATTATTGATGCTGTTTGCCATAACCAACGTGCTGAAGCGATAAGCTACCTGGAAAACTATTTTGAACTGTTTCGTACCGAAAAGACCCAACGGGATATTGTAGTTGTTGGCGTATATAATCTTATAAACCGTCTATATGAGTATTTTTACAAGCTGGACAAAAACCCGGATGCGGTATTGCGGGAAAAAGGGGAGATTTTGAGCACCATAGAATGTTATGATAACATAATATGCATGCACAATTATGTAAAAGGTAAGCTGAATTCCATATTTGACCGGTTCTGTACCGATATGGATGCGGATCACTCCCACAGTGTCGTTGCCCGAGTAAAGCAATACCTGGAAGAGCATTATGCAGAGCCTATTACTATTGAAAACATATCCCAGGAGATGTATTTGACGCCCAGCAGATTGCGCAGCGTGTTCAAGAATTATACCGGAAAAACCATCCATGATTATCTGACGGATTTGAGGATGAGAAAATCCCTGGAGCTGATCGGGGATCCCGCAATCCGCATCAAGGATGTGGCATATGGTGTGGGATACGAAAATGTTTCATATTTCTGCATACTCTTTTCCAAATATTACGGCATGTCTCCCGGTCAATACAGGGATAGGCTGCTGGAGAGGCAAGTATAG
- a CDS encoding extracellular solute-binding protein: MKTKVLKLVALFAALIMALNIMAGCGSTSGDKTSDAETSSKATTPAEETKDAKDPAEDTTPITLKVFLKNELNWDTPVGREITKKTGITLDFVPIAGDAQEKLNLMLASNDMPDIVSIDRWSDANSKYIKSKAVIPLDDLMEKYGPNVKSQLGDTLKKVLNEDGHLYGIPSWFSSEVQPSPVFGFLIRMNYVKELGYYEKYTSKGYFTKDEFLSLLKDWKAKYPNINGKDTLPVTINQDNYSGARYTFMGMYAIGSYYEQDGKLRDNVYNPAYKEMFMFMNQLYREGLLDKDWPVNKTALWNEKMSNGYVLCAPDAYWNAGANSVLAKDANGNETPDNMFYPFKVVADGVDPQKTTYGPTSVLGWLFTYITSANKYPERTMKFLDYLISEEGQYITQWGPEGLFWEMKDNQRTIKEDSLEELKKDFWTAIGDNGIRKYEIVFKSGIAQDGKPYDLWAEYSQNYGTKDPVAEFAKQYLGDSAWDTTLYDNLGPAAGTPEALISTKISDIGKNMEPKIILAKTQEEASQLYDQMVADMEKAGLAKVEEIVNANFAKKRELWGN, encoded by the coding sequence ATGAAAACCAAAGTTCTGAAGTTGGTGGCTTTATTTGCTGCTCTCATCATGGCGCTTAATATTATGGCCGGATGTGGAAGTACCTCCGGTGACAAGACATCGGATGCCGAGACGAGCAGTAAAGCTACAACACCGGCAGAAGAGACCAAAGATGCTAAAGATCCTGCTGAGGATACTACTCCAATAACACTCAAAGTATTTCTGAAAAATGAATTGAACTGGGATACTCCGGTGGGGCGTGAAATAACTAAGAAGACCGGTATTACCTTGGATTTTGTACCCATCGCCGGAGATGCTCAGGAAAAGCTCAATCTGATGTTGGCATCCAATGATATGCCTGACATAGTGAGCATTGACCGATGGTCTGACGCAAACAGCAAATATATCAAATCTAAAGCTGTAATTCCTCTGGATGATTTGATGGAGAAATATGGTCCCAACGTGAAATCCCAGCTGGGGGACACCTTGAAAAAAGTGCTGAATGAGGATGGACATCTTTACGGCATACCTTCTTGGTTCAGCAGTGAAGTTCAGCCTAGTCCGGTTTTTGGTTTCCTTATCCGCATGAATTATGTGAAGGAATTAGGCTATTATGAGAAGTATACAAGCAAAGGATATTTCACTAAAGACGAGTTCCTGAGCTTGTTGAAAGACTGGAAAGCTAAATATCCCAATATCAACGGTAAGGATACTTTGCCTGTGACCATCAATCAGGACAACTACAGCGGCGCTCGCTACACGTTTATGGGCATGTATGCCATAGGCTCTTATTATGAGCAGGACGGCAAGCTGAGAGACAATGTTTATAATCCGGCATATAAAGAAATGTTTATGTTTATGAATCAGCTGTATCGGGAAGGCCTGCTTGATAAGGACTGGCCGGTGAACAAGACGGCTCTGTGGAATGAGAAGATGTCCAACGGCTATGTTCTGTGTGCTCCTGATGCTTACTGGAATGCCGGGGCTAACAGCGTTCTGGCAAAAGATGCAAACGGAAACGAAACTCCAGACAATATGTTCTATCCCTTTAAGGTTGTCGCAGACGGCGTAGATCCTCAGAAGACGACCTATGGACCTACCAGCGTCCTCGGATGGCTGTTTACTTACATCACTTCAGCCAACAAATATCCTGAGCGCACCATGAAGTTCCTTGACTATCTCATCAGCGAAGAAGGCCAGTATATTACTCAGTGGGGTCCTGAAGGGCTTTTCTGGGAAATGAAGGATAACCAGCGCACCATAAAAGAAGATAGCCTGGAAGAGCTTAAAAAGGATTTCTGGACCGCCATCGGAGACAATGGAATACGCAAATATGAAATCGTATTCAAGTCCGGAATAGCACAAGATGGCAAGCCTTATGATTTATGGGCCGAATATTCACAGAACTACGGTACAAAGGATCCTGTTGCCGAATTTGCAAAGCAATACCTTGGAGACTCCGCATGGGATACTACGTTGTATGACAACCTGGGGCCTGCTGCCGGTACTCCTGAAGCGCTCATATCCACTAAGATAAGCGATATCGGAAAGAATATGGAGCCGAAGATAATCCTGGCGAAAACCCAGGAGGAAGCCAGCCAGCTGTACGATCAGATGGTTGCGGATATGGAAAAGGCAGGCTTGGCAAAGGTTGAAGAGATTGTAAACGCTAATTTTGCCAAAAAGAGAGAGCTCTGGGGCAACTAA
- a CDS encoding ABC transporter permease, giving the protein MSVELGNTVSLNRTKIHKNSLKSRILKHKYLYILILPGIIWALVFCYAPIYGLYMAFINYIPESNFFQSFIRSEFVGLDWFKFFFQTGDFLRILRNTLATSVLTLVISFPAPIILALVLNECRALIFKRMVQTVSYLPHFISWVITANIFLTMMSSGGVINQLLMSMGLTKEPIMFFQDGKLFWLLLAIANTWKGMGYSSIIYLAAITSINDELYAAASIDGANRWQRMIYITLPSIMPTAAVMLVLSVGGLLNAGFEQQLLMGNPTILEYSDVIDTYSYRYGFGSGMYSYGAAVGLFKSLVNFILLMITNFIVTKIRGRTLL; this is encoded by the coding sequence ATGTCTGTCGAACTGGGAAACACAGTAAGCTTAAACAGGACGAAAATCCATAAGAATTCACTAAAAAGCAGAATCCTGAAACACAAATATCTTTACATTCTCATACTTCCGGGTATCATATGGGCGCTGGTTTTCTGCTATGCTCCGATTTACGGCCTTTATATGGCGTTTATAAATTACATTCCTGAATCTAATTTCTTCCAGTCTTTTATAAGAAGCGAATTTGTAGGATTGGACTGGTTCAAGTTTTTCTTCCAGACCGGTGACTTTTTAAGGATATTGCGCAATACGCTTGCCACAAGTGTTTTGACATTGGTAATAAGCTTTCCTGCACCTATAATCCTGGCTCTGGTGCTGAATGAATGCCGTGCGCTGATTTTTAAGAGGATGGTTCAGACAGTATCTTATCTTCCCCACTTCATTTCGTGGGTCATAACAGCTAACATATTTCTCACCATGATGTCTTCCGGAGGAGTTATAAATCAGCTTTTGATGTCAATGGGGCTAACGAAAGAACCAATAATGTTTTTCCAGGACGGCAAACTGTTTTGGCTCCTTCTTGCCATAGCTAATACATGGAAGGGCATGGGCTACTCATCAATAATTTATCTGGCGGCTATAACTTCCATTAATGATGAATTATATGCTGCTGCCAGTATAGATGGTGCTAATCGTTGGCAAAGGATGATATATATAACATTGCCTTCAATAATGCCCACAGCGGCAGTTATGTTGGTATTGTCCGTGGGAGGACTGCTCAATGCCGGATTTGAACAGCAGCTGCTAATGGGAAATCCTACGATTCTGGAATACTCGGATGTTATTGACACCTATTCTTACCGGTATGGGTTTGGTAGCGGAATGTACTCCTACGGAGCAGCAGTTGGATTGTTTAAGTCGCTGGTAAACTTCATTCTGCTGATGATAACCAATTTTATTGTAACTAAGATACGTGGAAGAACATTGCTATAA
- a CDS encoding alpha-galactosidase: MLNRFIEGGFDYIKLDFMAHGAIEGVHYDKRISTGIQAYNYGMAHIRSLLSPERVGRPFFINLSIAPVFPYQYAHARRISCDAFGSIQDTEYMLNSLTYGWWMNNSLYRYNDPDHTVLYKSLKKPPTTENEAVSRLNASVIAGTVLLLSDDYRMEEARARTEKLLSNSNITRLARKGMSFRPVEGNTGSAASEFFTLQDGDEFYLAAFNYSDREAEKIINLSRIGLDERVEHVATDLWTGERMTVSKVLNIRLDAAQSRIFSIDRA, encoded by the coding sequence ATGCTAAACAGATTTATCGAGGGAGGATTCGATTATATCAAGCTGGATTTCATGGCTCACGGGGCCATCGAGGGAGTCCACTATGATAAGAGAATATCCACCGGGATACAGGCTTATAATTATGGAATGGCACATATAAGAAGCCTGCTCAGTCCTGAAAGGGTAGGCAGACCGTTTTTCATCAATCTTTCCATAGCGCCCGTGTTTCCTTACCAGTATGCCCATGCCCGCCGCATATCCTGCGATGCCTTCGGCTCTATCCAGGATACCGAGTATATGTTGAACTCTCTGACCTATGGCTGGTGGATGAACAATAGCCTCTACAGGTACAATGATCCGGATCATACGGTCTTGTATAAAAGCCTCAAGAAGCCGCCCACTACAGAAAATGAAGCCGTCAGCAGATTGAATGCTTCGGTAATAGCGGGTACTGTGCTCCTTTTAAGCGATGACTACCGTATGGAGGAAGCCAGAGCCAGAACTGAAAAGCTGCTGTCAAATAGCAATATAACCAGGCTTGCGCGAAAAGGCATGAGCTTTAGACCGGTGGAGGGCAATACCGGAAGCGCTGCTTCAGAATTTTTCACTTTGCAGGATGGTGATGAATTCTATCTTGCAGCATTCAACTACTCGGACAGAGAAGCGGAAAAAATCATCAACCTGAGCAGGATTGGACTGGATGAAAGGGTGGAACATGTGGCGACAGACCTATGGACTGGTGAGAGAATGACTGTCTCCAAGGTTTTAAACATAAGGCTGGATGCAGCCCAGTCCAGGATATTCAGCATAGACAGGGCTTGA
- a CDS encoding sensor histidine kinase, whose product MYNKIVLPVRNFFQKVSYQHKLFLIMCITVLFISIFNYGYLYSVIKNRLYASAYDNLAVSTDQLANNITAKLEYFSGLSNTIYSDYQVMQLLTNEYVDPGQYVDFYQFIGKYIQRFMAADPYILSITFYIDSNKIPPDMKYIKPIEQLEGSALFDDVNEARGGIVYGPASRWEETTVGESSSGTGSGMSYSFKLVRLLNYYTYGSNYGILSIDIDTRDLRRMFENELNNKDIFIVDAEGAIIVSGNSSHTSRKLVDVVDMEMTGLKDRSYTTIFFNGEQKLTTCRQLKNGWRVVALTSYTDVVRNINQSLLRMFVVSLVILGLSFFAFYVISYFFTRKVKYLIRLIKNVESGDFDIKVINAGDDELGKVISAFSRMAKKVNHLMKEVYEKEIIGKSTELELLQAQINPHFLYNTLSSMAALARRYHDERLTGMVISLSDFYRISLNKGRKIITVREEIDLTRSYLRIMMYRFEGLIHSEIHCEPQVMNYVTPKFILQPFVENSINHGISGDEGIRIFISAEEKEDKLIFTITDDGCGMTPDVIEKCLNGPSSGRGYGIRNVQQRIAMLYGDSYGIDIDSSPGKGAKVTIYLPLIRQ is encoded by the coding sequence ATGTATAATAAAATAGTGCTTCCCGTACGTAACTTTTTTCAGAAGGTCAGCTATCAGCACAAGCTGTTCCTTATTATGTGCATCACAGTACTATTTATTTCCATATTCAATTATGGCTATTTGTACTCTGTCATAAAAAACAGGCTTTACGCTTCCGCCTATGACAATCTGGCCGTATCTACAGATCAGCTGGCAAACAATATAACTGCAAAGCTTGAGTATTTTTCCGGCCTTAGCAATACCATATACTCCGATTATCAGGTTATGCAGCTTCTGACCAATGAATATGTTGATCCTGGGCAATATGTGGACTTCTATCAATTTATAGGAAAGTATATACAGCGCTTTATGGCGGCCGACCCGTATATACTTTCCATTACTTTTTATATAGACAGTAATAAAATTCCGCCTGACATGAAATACATCAAGCCTATTGAGCAGCTTGAAGGCTCCGCGCTTTTCGATGATGTGAACGAGGCACGGGGAGGGATAGTCTATGGTCCGGCAAGCCGGTGGGAAGAAACGACGGTGGGAGAATCAAGCTCCGGAACGGGATCGGGCATGAGTTATTCCTTCAAGCTTGTGCGGCTTCTTAATTATTATACCTATGGTTCCAACTATGGCATCTTGTCCATTGATATTGACACCCGGGACCTGCGGAGAATGTTTGAAAATGAGTTGAATAACAAAGATATTTTTATAGTTGATGCCGAAGGTGCTATTATTGTATCAGGAAACTCATCACATACGTCCAGAAAGCTGGTGGATGTTGTGGATATGGAAATGACGGGACTTAAAGACAGAAGTTATACCACCATATTTTTTAATGGTGAGCAAAAGCTGACTACATGCAGGCAGTTGAAAAACGGGTGGAGGGTTGTTGCATTGACCTCCTACACAGATGTGGTGCGCAATATAAACCAGTCCCTCCTGAGGATGTTTGTTGTAAGTTTGGTTATACTGGGATTATCCTTTTTTGCCTTCTACGTGATATCTTATTTTTTTACGCGGAAGGTAAAATATCTGATCCGTCTGATTAAAAACGTGGAGTCGGGGGATTTTGACATAAAGGTGATAAATGCCGGAGATGATGAACTGGGAAAGGTCATATCGGCTTTCAGCAGAATGGCGAAAAAGGTGAACCATCTGATGAAGGAGGTTTACGAAAAGGAGATAATAGGAAAATCCACGGAGCTGGAACTTCTACAGGCACAGATAAATCCCCACTTTCTGTACAATACTCTTTCGTCGATGGCAGCGCTGGCCAGACGCTATCATGATGAAAGACTGACGGGTATGGTTATATCCCTTTCGGACTTTTACAGGATTTCATTGAACAAGGGAAGAAAAATCATCACCGTGCGGGAAGAGATTGACCTTACGCGCAGCTATCTGCGCATAATGATGTATCGTTTTGAAGGATTAATCCATTCGGAAATTCACTGTGAGCCTCAGGTGATGAATTATGTTACCCCGAAGTTCATTTTGCAGCCCTTTGTGGAAAACAGCATCAATCACGGCATTTCCGGTGACGAAGGCATACGTATTTTTATATCGGCCGAAGAGAAGGAGGATAAGCTGATCTTTACCATAACGGATGATGGATGCGGCATGACGCCCGATGTAATTGAGAAGTGTTTGAACGGGCCTTCATCGGGAAGGGGATATGGGATACGGAATGTGCAGCAGAGAATAGCCATGCTGTATGGAGACAGTTATGGCATCGATATTGATAGTTCCCCTGGTAAAGGGGCTAAAGTAACTATATACCTTCCTCTGATTCGTCAGTAA
- a CDS encoding carbohydrate ABC transporter permease, which produces MSGFTDSIAGKKRKSSIQIGSLIYDGVICFILLLVLIACFYPFWYILILSLNDATDSLKGGLFLFPRVFTIDSYISVVNNGEFLHAAWISLARTVIGTLYSLFFTTLLAYGMSKKDLVGAKAISVFFIITMYFGGGLIPYYMVLKAIGLIDTFWVYIIPGAISVYNMILIRIYIESLPAEMEESAKLDGANEITILFRIIIPLCMPVLATVCLFFAVGQWNSWFDTNLYTYSKKLKTLQFLLVQILNNYDLGSMQSQAELLAKATERKTTSSDSVRMATTMVATLPIILVYPFLQKYFVKGIMIGAVKS; this is translated from the coding sequence ATGAGTGGCTTTACTGATTCAATTGCTGGGAAAAAAAGAAAATCCTCTATTCAAATCGGTTCGTTGATATATGACGGTGTTATTTGCTTCATCCTTCTGTTGGTTCTTATTGCGTGCTTTTATCCGTTTTGGTATATATTAATACTATCTTTGAACGACGCGACCGACAGCCTAAAAGGCGGACTGTTCCTGTTTCCTAGGGTATTTACCATAGACAGTTACATTTCTGTGGTCAACAATGGTGAGTTTTTGCATGCGGCATGGATCTCCCTGGCAAGAACGGTAATAGGTACATTGTACTCCCTGTTTTTTACCACGCTGCTTGCTTATGGGATGAGCAAAAAAGATCTGGTTGGAGCTAAAGCCATTTCCGTATTTTTTATCATAACCATGTATTTTGGCGGCGGTCTGATACCTTATTATATGGTCCTAAAGGCCATAGGCCTGATTGATACCTTTTGGGTATACATTATTCCTGGGGCTATAAGTGTTTATAATATGATACTGATCAGGATTTATATAGAATCGCTGCCGGCAGAGATGGAGGAGTCGGCAAAGCTGGACGGGGCAAACGAGATAACCATCCTGTTTAGGATAATAATCCCCCTGTGCATGCCTGTATTGGCAACAGTATGCCTGTTTTTTGCCGTAGGTCAGTGGAATTCCTGGTTTGATACCAATTTGTATACTTACAGCAAGAAGCTTAAAACCTTGCAGTTTCTGTTGGTGCAGATATTAAACAACTATGACCTTGGCAGCATGCAATCCCAGGCGGAATTGCTGGCGAAGGCTACAGAACGAAAAACTACTTCGAGCGATTCTGTCAGAATGGCAACGACTATGGTGGCTACCCTGCCTATAATCCTTGTTTATCCGTTTCTCCAGAAGTATTTTGTTAAAGGTATAATGATTGGTGCTGTAAAAAGCTAG